Part of the Candidatus Hydrogenedentota bacterium genome, AATTCCGAGCTGCCCTCTCGTCTCTTCAACGTCGTAGCGGTACGCTGGTCCGATCGGTGCGAGGCGTCGGACTCGCCATTGCCGTCGAACTGCGAGATACGCGCACGGCATCCGCAGTCCAACGGAACTTGTTCGAAGCTGGAGTGCTCTGCCGTCCCGCGCTGCTCGCTCCTCATACATTGCTGTTTTTACCACCACTGGGCATAAACGCGGACGAGATGGCCACGGTCATTTCCGCGGTCGGGACTGTATTCTCGAAAGCTTCTGAAACATGAAGGCGCGCAACAGGATCAGAGATATGGTAATCGAAGACTACCGTGACTACGTCTCACCCGGCAAAGTGCGCGTATATCGACGCTATGGCATGACGCTAGTGCCCGATGATCGGCACGGCGTCTATTTCCATGACCTCGATGGCCGGCGCTTCATGAATTTCCACTGCAACGGCGGCGTATTCAACTTAGGTCATCGGCCTGAGGAAACGGCGAAGGCCTTGCGCGACGCGATGGCGACGATGGACATCGGGAGTTGGTGCGCGCACAACGCGATCCGCGAACGGTTCGCGGAGGCGCTGGCGGCGACAATGCCCGCGCCGTTGCCGCGCGTTCTGTTGTGCGTGAGCGCGAGCGACGCCGTGGACGCATCGATTCGCCTGGCGATGATCCATACGCAGCGGTCCAAGGTCGTTTCCGCGCATGGCGCATATCACGGATCGAGCGCATACGCGATTGCCGCGGGCGATGCGCGGTTCCGCGATCCCGTGCATGGGAAGCTGCCGGGATTCGTGCAGGTGCCGTTCGGCGACGCGGCGGCAATGGAGCGTGAGATCGACGCGCATACCGCCGCCGTCATTTTGGAGACGATGCCTGCGTCGTTCGGAATGCTGATTCCGCCGGACGATTATTTCGCGCGCATCCGCGCGGCGTGCGACAAACACGGCGCCGTGTTGATCATCGATGAAACGCAGACGGGCCTCGGCCGTACCGGAAAACTCTGGGCGATCAAGCATTGGGGCGTCGCACCGGACGCACTCATCACGGGCAAGGGCACGAGCGGCGGTTACTATCCGATTGCCGCGGCGTGTTTCTCGGAGCGTTTCGATCCCACACTCGATAGCGGCTTTTTCCATTACACCGAGTCGGCGGGCAGCGATCTCGGCTGCAGTGTGGCGCTGCGGGTATTGGAGATCACAAATACGCCGGCGTTTCTCGATCGTGTGAATGAAGTCGCCGATTTCTACGCACAAACATTACGGGAATTGGTTACGCAGTTTCCGCGATACCTGCACAGTTTCCGCCAGAAAGGCCTGTTCATGGCGCTCGTTTTTCACGACGAGGCGACGAGCATGTCCGCCCTGAAATCGCTATTCGACCACGGCATCTACACGGTGTATGCGGCGAACGACAAACGCGCGATCCAGTTTCTGCCGCCGCTGACCATCACCGATGACGAACGGGTGCGCGGCATGCGCATTCTTCATGACGCACTGATCGCGATGCGGCGACTGAAATACCGCGCTATCCGTGCTATACTCCGCGTGGCTGTCCCCAGAACGGTGTGATTGGGTGCGCATGTCTCGCGTGGATCAGGCGAAGAGGAGTGCAAGGCCATGATCAATCGAAAGTGGCTGACGTTCGGTTTGGCGCTATGCGTGTTACTTTCAACGGAAACCATGGCCGGGCACGGCGGAGGCGGTGCGGGTGCGACGGACGTGCCGCTGTACAGGGACCTCGGCAGCCATCATCACGAAATCACCGCGGCGTCGCCAAGGGCGCAGGCATACTTCGATCAAGGATTGCGGCTCCTCTACGGGTTTAATCACGACGAAGCGATCCTCGCGTTTAAGGAGGCGCTGAAGTACGACCCGAATTGCGCGATGGCGTATTGGGGGATCGCCGCGGCGAAGGGTCCGAACTACAACGCGGCGATGGACGCGGAAGCGGCGAAAGCAAGTTTCGAGGCGAGCCGTAAGGCGCTCGAACTTGCCCTGAAGGCATCGCAACCGGAGCAGGATTACATCGCCGCGATGGCGGTGCGCTATTCGGACAATCCGGACGCCAAACGCGCCGACCTCGACAGGGCGTACGCGGAGGCCATGCGCGCGCTCGCGAAAAAATATCCGGACGATGACGACGCGCTGTCACTCTACGCCGAATCGCTCATGAACCTGCATCCGTGGCAACTGTGGGCGAAGGATGGCACGCCGAACGTGGACACGCCGGAAATCCTGCGCACGCTGGAAACCGTGCTAAAGCGAAATCCTAAACACATCGGAGCGATCCACTACTACATCCACTCGACGGAGGCGTCGCCGAATCCGGAGAAGGCGGAGCCGCACGCGGACCGTTTGGGCAAGCTGATTCCCGGCGCGGGCCACATGGTCCATATGCCCGCGCACACGTACATTCGCGTCGGACGCTATGAGGATGGCGTGAAAGTAAACATCAAGGCAGCGGACGTGGACCGCGAGTTCGTGAATTGGCGCAAGCCCGGCGCGATGTACCGGATGTACTTTACGCACAACATACATTTCATCTGGTCGTGCGCGTCGATCGGCGGGCGCAGCAAGGCGGCGCTGAGTGCGGCCCGCGATCTGGTAAAGGAGATGCCGCTCGATTTTGTCGTCGCAATGCCGCCGATCGAATTTCAATGGCCGTCCCCGTACTTCGCGCTGGTACGGTTCGGACGCTGGAACGAAATGCTCGAAGAGCCGCGTCCGCCCACGGAACTTACATACTCGACGGGAATGTGGCACTATGCGCGCGGCGTGTCGTTCGCCAATTTGAAGCAGTTCGATGCGGCGCGCGGCGAGGCTGCGCAGCTCGATGCGATTCGCGATGCGACTCCGGATGACCGGATGGTCAATTTGAATAGTGCGAAGGCGGTGCTGACGGTTGCGAGTACGGTGCTCGCCGCGGAGATTGCGCGGTGCGAAGGCAAACTCGACGAGGCCATCGAAGGCTTTAAGAAAGCCATGCCGCTTGAAGACGCGCTGAACTACGAAGAACCGCCGTCGTGGCACCTGCCGGTGCGGCTGTATCTCGGCGCGGCGTTGCTCGAAGCAAAGCGCCCCGCGGAAGCCGAAGCGGTGTATCGGGAGGACTTGAAACACTACCCGAAGAACGGTTGGGCGCTGTATGGCCTCGCGCAGAGCCTGCGCGATCAGGGCAAGAACGCCGAAGCGCGCGCGACGCAGAAGCAGTTCAAGGCCGCGTGGAAACACGCGGACGTGAAGCTGACATCATCGCGGTTTTAGCCACTGAAACGACACGAGCAGGGCACAAGTACAGCACGGGTGGGGCGAGGCTCCGTCCGAGCCGGGATGTGGGGTAAGCCTAGACGGCGCCCCACCCCGCGAGCCGAAGCACGAAATCACCCACGTGGGGAAGGGGAATTCATGCCAGGGGAAACGACCATACCGACCGCGCACAATCGCGTGACATCGGGCCACTATGCGGTGTTGGCGGCCGCGTTCTTTGGCTGGATGTTCGACGGGTACGAGATGGGCATCTTTCCGATCGTCGCGAGCCCGGCGTTACAGAGTATGGTCCCTGAAGGCGTCGACGTAAAGTCGTTCGTGGGCCAGTGGATGGGGATCGTGACCGCGGCCTTCCTGCTTGGCGCGGCCGCGGGCGGTTGGGTATTCGGATGGCTGGGCGACAAGGTCGGGCGCGTGCGGGCGATGTCGATTAGCATTTTCGCGTACTCGGTCTTGACCGGTCTTGGCGGCTTCGCACAGGAGCCGTGGCACTTCGTTATTGTCCGCTTTCTCAGCGGACTGGGCATGGGCGGCGAATGGTCGTTGGGCGTCGCCCTCGTTATGGAAGTGTGGCCCGCGCGGTATCGTCCGCTGATGGCGGGGATCATCGGCGCCGCGGCAAACTTCGGGTTCCTGCTTGTCGGCATGGTGAGCAAGGTGCACGCCGTTACACCGGAATCGTGGCGGTGGATGTGGTTCCTGGGCGTGCTACCCGCCGTCTTCGTGTTCTTCATTCGGCTCTTCGTGCCGGAGTCCAAACGCTGGCAGGAAGCGGTGAAGGACCAGCACACGACGCCGCTGCGCGAAGTGTTCGGGACGGGCCATCTGGCATACACACTGCTCGGCATTGTGTTTGCCTCGGTCGCGCTAATCGGCACGTGGGGCACGGTGCAATGGATTCCAGTTTGGATAGACCAATGGGTCGGAAAGTCGTTTCCTACGGCGAAGGCGGACGTTGGGATGCTCGCGGCGCTCGGCGCGATCGCCGGTTGCCTTACAGGACCGCTCGTTGGCGGCCTATTGGGGCGGCGCCCGACGTATTTCGGTCTGTGCGTTTCTTCGTTTGTCGTGTTGTTGTTCATGTACCGCGGCAATCTCGAATACGGGCTGGTGCTCAAGGTCACGATATTCGCGGCCGGCTTCACGACGGCGGCATTTTACGGTTGGTTGCCGCTCTTTCTGCCCGAGCTGTTCCCCACGCGCATGCGCGCGACCGGTCAGGGCGTGTGCTTCAACACCGGACGTGTATTCGCCGCGATTGGCGCCCTGACGGCAAGCCAGTTGATTGCGTTCTTCGACGGCGACTACACAAAGATGGGGACCGTAATCTTGTCCGTTTACGTACTGGGGATGCTCGCCATATGGTTTGCACCGGAAACAAAAGGCAAACCGCTGCCGGAATGATGCGCGCGCTGCGACCCATAGTTGGCTGCGTCATCGCCGCGTGCATCGCGCACGCCCAGGCGGACGACGCAACCAAACCGGACCTCATGTACATCAAGCCCAGCGCGTGGCGTCCGCCGTTCGGGTTGGATAAGCCGGGCGCGCCGTCTGTCGTTCGGGCGGTCGTGCCCGATGTGCCGGTGGATTCCGCGTTTGCCGTCGAGGCCTTTGTCAACAACGACAGCATTGCGTCCGTTCCGTTGGATTCGAACGCGTTGATGAAAGGCGCAGTCGAGGTTTCTCTGCCGGCGCACGCGAACAAGGCGGTGCTTGTCGAGGAGAAGAACGGGAAACGCGCGGCGATCGCGATTGCCGCGATCGAGCGGGCGGAAATCGAGGTGGAAGGCGTAGCGGAACCGGCCGCCAATGCGCGAACAAACCCGATCGATCTGGGTGCGATACTGCCACCGAAGGGATGGCTCGTGCTTGGTCCGAATTCCGGCGCGGTCGTGCGCGTTGCCGCGAGTTGGAATGGCGATGGCGAGCAGACCTATACGGTGCGCGCGTGGTATTCGCACGCGACGGAAGTGTTGGGCGAGGGCACGCTGAAATCGTCGCGCGGGGACCGGGAAACGGTAAAGCCGATCCGTCCGTTCAATCACACGGATGCGCCGGGGCCGTGGGAAACGCACATCGCGCTGGCGCCGCCGCCGATGAACAAAGACCGGAGTGTGTTGCATGTAACGCTGGTGGACAGCGCCGGCGCGCAGCAATGGTCGAAAGACATTCCGGTAATGCTGATCGCCGAGCCGCCGCAACTACCGCACTTCGGTGCAATGAGACTGAAGCTGCGGTATGACCAGCCGATTTCGGTGCTCGATCTGAATACGAACGCGCTGTCGACGATTCCATATGACGAAGGTTGGGATGCAGCGCTCGACGACGTAGTCGTGGCGCTGCCGGGCGGTGGGCGTTTCGTATTTTGGCGCGGGGCGAGTTATGTGCCGTTTTGGGCAAGCGCGCAGGGCACGGGATTGAGTTACGAATGGGCAGAGACAGGACCTTTGCCCGGCGGCTTTGTCGACTGTGTCGAACCGTTGATGGACAAGGAACTGCGGTATAGCCGCGTGGAGATTGTCGAATCGACACCGGCGCGCGTGCATGTGCGATGGACATATCAAAGCACGGATTTTGTCTACAACGTGTGGGGCGATGCCGCGCAGGAGGATTTCTATTTCTATCCTGACGGCTACGGCATGCGCGTGCTCGCGTTGAAGAGCGCACTGGATTCGAAATACGAGCTGAGCGAGTTCATCGTCATTGCGCCGCAAGATGCGTATCCGCTCGAGTTTTTGCCGGTGGGTACGACGATAGAGACGATAGACCTCGACGGGAATGAAGGCGGCGTCGTATTTCCGAAATCGCCGAACGCATCCGCCGACCCGCAGCCCGTATCGCCGCCACTGGTGTATCGAGCTCCGCTGCACGCAGCCGACGCGAACACGGCGGTTTATTTCAATCCGCGCGACGCTTTCAAGCCGGAGGAGTTGACGCACTTCGCACCGTTTTTCGAAGGCGTCGAAATGGCGACGCCCGCGTACTGGGGGAGTCACTGGCCGTTGTCGCGCGGCAAGACAACGGGCGGGGCGATCGACAACCGGATTGCACTCAGTCCGTCGCACAACAGCCTCATGTCGTGGGCGATGAAACAGCCCGCGCCGTTGTCAGAAATGCGAGGCGAGATGATCGACGCGCTGGGCACATCGCGCGCGATGCGCGTGCAAACCTGGGCGTGGCTAATCGCCTATACGGACGCAAACGACAGCGATGTACTCAATATGGCCCGCAGCTACGCGCAACCGCCAAACATCACCGGCGTTAAGGGTGCGCGCCTCGATGTGGAGTCGTACAGTGAAGCGCGCCGCGCGTTGCGCTTGACCGTCGAGGATCGCGAGATCTCGTTTCAATTGGCACCACGGACGGTGTGCGTCAATCCCGTATTCGAACTGTCGAATGCGCCTGGCGAAATTCTGCGCGTATCCGTGGGCGCATTGGCGGTCAACGCAACCGACATGGCATGGGACGGCCGTGTACTGTGGTTGAATACTACGCTTCACGATCCGGCAACTGTGCGGATTACGTTCGCGGGGAAATAGCGTTCGTACAATCGGCCGCCGAGACCCATCAAAAATACGTGCACGAGTGCTCCTGAATCTGAGCTTCACCCCAAATCAGTGCACAGTGCAATGGACGTGCGTTCGTGCTCGTGCTCCTGCTTCGAAGGCCACTGGCGGCCTGAATGCTGGGGCCGCTACATCGCCAACCTCCCAAGACCCGGCGCGGACGGATCCATACAAATACCCAGTGAACCCGGCCTCGGCGTACAAATCGATTGGGGTATCATCGCGCGCTTTGGCAAGCGCATCTACCACGGCACCCAAGTCAGTGTATCCCGCTTCGTACTATTCGAGCGCGGCATGAAAAACGCCCTGTATCTTAAGAAGAAACGCCAGGAAAAATCTCGCCCAGCAACACCGAGCGGAGTTTGCACCGCGAAAGGCGCCATTCTAGTTCGGATTTCTCTCACGCACACATGGTCTATCCGCCAACTTTATCGACCTTTTCGCAGAAGTTCAGTGACCGGAGTGCTCAAGCGATAATCAGGTAAACCGCCCGACAGACCCGTCATACCCGATAGACCCGATACACCCGATTGCTGCTCTGCGATACCCGTTCCCGTCTGACCCTTTGGTTGCAGCTAGGCCGCGCAGTGCTGCCCGTGTCCCAGTGGTCGCTTCTCTTTCTGTAACCTTTGCTTATTTTCGTGACAGTTTCTTCCAGATCGCCAATAGCATTGATGACCATTGCCCCTGCGGCTATCCTGCAACACCCTTATTGCGTTTTTTCCGACCCACGTGTACTATAAAGCCGTTACGTCTGCTCGGGGCTGAGTAGCTGTACACGAGAGAGTCCATTCTCAATGATCAACGTCGCGAATCCACTACGCTCAGTTGTATGGTTCGTGGTGGTTGTCGCCGCCATGAAATCCCAATTAGCTCTTGCCGAGGAATTCACCGCTCAGTTCTCCGAACCGGGGCTACAATCGAGCGTCAATGTGCTCATTACTACCGAGCCTACCTTCGTCATCACTGGCGTCCCGATAAATAGCCAAACCGTCTGGGAAATATCGCATCGCGAGGTATCCTTATGCGGCGATATCGAGTGCACGACCACGGTTATCGACTATACCGAGACGGACGAATCCGGGGCCTCCGCGACACCCCCCAGTCTTTCGCAAGTCATCGTACTGGGCCCGCGGACGTACACAGCGTCGATAACTACGCAAGATCGACCGGAGCCGGTGGAATTCTTGTGGCACATTACTGGTGCATATCCCGACCCCGCGGCTGGCTTGGTTGCCGTCGAGCCTCTTGAGCCGAGCACTGGCGAGTCCCTGGTCCTGCACGCAAACCTTCGGAACGAGGGACATCTCCCTACCGATACTGCCCCCCAGCAACAACGCCTCGACTATTTTCTTAATGATGAGCTTATCGGTTCGATGCAGTATGACGACCTGGCTGCCGGCGAGTATAGGCAGAACCTTATCCCGTTAGGAACAATCACAGAGCCCGGTACCTACACCGTGCGCACGCGTGTTGATGCGGCCAATCTCATAGACATGCTCTATCCTTTCATCGGCGATCTGCTCCCCCTGACTATTGAGAACAACGAGAATTCGTATACCTTCTCCGTGCACGGCCCCGACTGGCTAAAGGTGCCCGATATTATAGGGAAATACGTGCACGCCACGCCTCTACTTGATCCCCCATTCAAAGTGGTCGAAATCCGGCGAAGTGGCGACGCTGGACCATATTATCCCAGGGTTGGCGAGCTAACCCCCGCGGCCAACTCCTGGGTCGCGCCAACGGACACCGAAATCTTAGTGGCGGCAGGGAGTAAGTCGCTGTGCAACGCTGCTGTTGTATCCCCCTATCGTCATGAGAAGTGGGCCCGCGGCTCGACACAAACCATCCGCTGGCAAAGTGAGTCGCTCGAAAATTGCCATTGCGATCTCGTGCAAATCTCCCTCTGGAAAAATGACGAATGGGTCCGCTTGGTTGCCAATGCAATTCCAAACGACGGAGAATACGTCTGGAAGATTAAAAAAAAGAAATTTCAAAAGGGCAACTACCAGATTCGGATCGACAGCGAGAACGACCCCGTCTCGTATATCGTCCAGAGTTTTTCGATCACGCGCGGCAATTGAGACAGAATACTTGTCGTCAAGGAATTCAGAGGCAAATTCAGGGCAAACGAATTCAGCACTAATTCATTAATTCAGGGACATCCATGACTAGAGCCGTTCAAGAACGCGTGTACCGCATTTCGTGCTCCTGCTTCGTCATTGGTAATCGATTATCGAGGTTCGAGTGACAAGCTACAAGTACAATGACGAGACATGGGCACAAGCACGAGAATCCAATCACTTGCCGCTTGAAAATTATGGTTCTCAAAACGATGCGCGCTGGGCCTCTTGCGAAACCCAGCGCGCGAACAACGCAGCCCGAATCGAGCTTACTTGCCCTTGACTTCGACCTTGGCGCCGGCCGCTTCGACCTTCGCCTTGATGTCCTTCGCTTCTTCGTCGGACACGCCTTCCTTGATCGGTTTCGGCGCACCGTCGACGAGGTCCTTGGCTTCCTTGAGGCCGAGGCCGGTGACCGCGCGGACTTCCTTGATCACGTTGATCTTATTCGCGCCGACCTCGGCGAGGATCACGTCAAACGACGTGGGCGCTTCTTCCGCGGCAGCCTCGGCACTGCCCGCGCCGCCGGCCATCGGCATCATGCCGCCCATCATCATGGGGGCCGCGGCCGTCACACCGAACTTCTCTTCGAGCGCCTTCACCAATTCGCTGCACTCGAGCACCGACAACTCGGCGACTTTATCGACAATTTCCTGTACCTTCGACATGGAACCAAATCTCCCTTACGTAGAGTAATGCGCGGGCCAACTAGGCCGCGGCGGCTTCTTCTTTCTTCTTGCGAATCTGATCGAGCACATTGACCAGACCGTTGGGTACGGCGTTGATCGCGCTGACCGCATTGCGGATCGGCGCCTGAATCGTACCGATGATTTGCGCCAGCAATACCTCGCGGGGAGGCAGACTGGCCAGCGCTTCGAGCTGAGACTTCGTGATGACCTTGCCATCGAGAATGCCGCCGAGCATTTCGACCTGCGGCGCATCCTTGGCGAAGTCCTTCAGAATCTTCGACGGCGCCACAGGGTCGTTCGAAAATGCCCACGCGGTCGGCCCGTCCATGAACTTCGCGGCGCCGCTCAACTCGAGTTCGTCGAGCGCGCGCTTCGCGAGGGTGTTCTTATACACCTTGTATTCGACCTGTTTGTCGCGCAGTTGCTTGCGCAGGGTGGATACCTGCCCCGCGTTGATGCCGATATACTTGGTCAATACGGCCAACTGGTGGCCCTGCAACCGTTCCTTCAACTCCGCGATGGAATCAATCTTTTGTTGCGTTGCCAATGCTCACTCACCTCCTCTCCAGGCAAAAATGAAAACGCCCCGCACGGTCATGGAGACTGTGCGGGACGGCAAAATATCGACTGGATATAAAGCTCGTACCACGGTCTCGGCAGGCGAATATTAAGGCCCTGGGGCCGCCGGCTGTCTTTGACCCGCGCGAACGCTTTCGTGTTAGCGAGACATAATATAGCAAATGAACTGGGTCTAGGTCAATTTGGACGCGTAGGGATCAGCGCCGGTCGGAGGCTAAAAACTTCAGCGCCCGGGGCCGTAGGGGCCCCGGGCGCCTGCCAAAAACCGCAGCTTGTTAAAGCAGGTTCAGATTAGTCTTCGGCCTTGTATTCGCCGAGACCGACGAGTTCGATGCGGGCCATTTGGGTGCCGTCGCCGACGCGGTGGCCCATCTTGAGGATGCGGGTGTAGCCACCGGGGCGCTCGGCGTAGGCCGGGGCGATCTCGGTGAAGAGTTTCTTCACGACGGTGTTGTCGCGCAGTTCGGCGAAGGCGAGGCGCCGGTTGGCCACGGTGTCCGTCCGCGCCAGGGTGATGAGCGGCTCGGCGTACATGCGCAGCTCTTTCGATTTGGCGACGGTCGTCTTGACGGCATTGTGTGTGAACAGCGCTATCGCAAGGTTTTTCATCGTGGCCTTGCGGTGCGACATGCTCCGGCCGAGCGCGCGGCCTGCTTTACGGTGCCTCATGGGGTCTATACCTCTTTACGCGACTGCGTTCGTTATTATTCGTCTTCGTCGTCGTCCGCGGCGTCTTCCGCGTCGTTTTCGTCCTCGTCGTCGGCGACGTAGCTGCTGGGAACAAGCGCCGGCATCGGAATTCCGGTGTTCATACCGAGGGACAGGCCCATCGCTTCCAGCAGGGCCTTGATTTCGTCGAGGCTTTTCTTGCCGAAGTTATGAAACTGGAGCATCTCCGCTTCCGAGCGCGACACGAGTTCGCCGATTGTGCGGATGTTCGCCGCCTTCAGGCAATTTGCGGCGCGCACGCTCAGTTCAAGTTCATCCACGGAGCGGCCCAACTGGCGCGCCAGTTCCGGATCGTCCGCGCCGGCGACGGA contains:
- a CDS encoding aspartate aminotransferase family protein, which produces MVIEDYRDYVSPGKVRVYRRYGMTLVPDDRHGVYFHDLDGRRFMNFHCNGGVFNLGHRPEETAKALRDAMATMDIGSWCAHNAIRERFAEALAATMPAPLPRVLLCVSASDAVDASIRLAMIHTQRSKVVSAHGAYHGSSAYAIAAGDARFRDPVHGKLPGFVQVPFGDAAAMEREIDAHTAAVILETMPASFGMLIPPDDYFARIRAACDKHGAVLIIDETQTGLGRTGKLWAIKHWGVAPDALITGKGTSGGYYPIAAACFSERFDPTLDSGFFHYTESAGSDLGCSVALRVLEITNTPAFLDRVNEVADFYAQTLRELVTQFPRYLHSFRQKGLFMALVFHDEATSMSALKSLFDHGIYTVYAANDKRAIQFLPPLTITDDERVRGMRILHDALIAMRRLKYRAIRAILRVAVPRTV
- the rplJ gene encoding 50S ribosomal protein L10, with the translated sequence MATQQKIDSIAELKERLQGHQLAVLTKYIGINAGQVSTLRKQLRDKQVEYKVYKNTLAKRALDELELSGAAKFMDGPTAWAFSNDPVAPSKILKDFAKDAPQVEMLGGILDGKVITKSQLEALASLPPREVLLAQIIGTIQAPIRNAVSAINAVPNGLVNVLDQIRKKKEEAAAA
- the rplL gene encoding 50S ribosomal protein L7/L12, with translation MSKVQEIVDKVAELSVLECSELVKALEEKFGVTAAAPMMMGGMMPMAGGAGSAEAAAEEAPTSFDVILAEVGANKINVIKEVRAVTGLGLKEAKDLVDGAPKPIKEGVSDEEAKDIKAKVEAAGAKVEVKGK
- the rplQ gene encoding 50S ribosomal protein L17, which encodes MRHRKAGRALGRSMSHRKATMKNLAIALFTHNAVKTTVAKSKELRMYAEPLITLARTDTVANRRLAFAELRDNTVVKKLFTEIAPAYAERPGGYTRILKMGHRVGDGTQMARIELVGLGEYKAED
- a CDS encoding MFS transporter; translated protein: MPGETTIPTAHNRVTSGHYAVLAAAFFGWMFDGYEMGIFPIVASPALQSMVPEGVDVKSFVGQWMGIVTAAFLLGAAAGGWVFGWLGDKVGRVRAMSISIFAYSVLTGLGGFAQEPWHFVIVRFLSGLGMGGEWSLGVALVMEVWPARYRPLMAGIIGAAANFGFLLVGMVSKVHAVTPESWRWMWFLGVLPAVFVFFIRLFVPESKRWQEAVKDQHTTPLREVFGTGHLAYTLLGIVFASVALIGTWGTVQWIPVWIDQWVGKSFPTAKADVGMLAALGAIAGCLTGPLVGGLLGRRPTYFGLCVSSFVVLLFMYRGNLEYGLVLKVTIFAAGFTTAAFYGWLPLFLPELFPTRMRATGQGVCFNTGRVFAAIGALTASQLIAFFDGDYTKMGTVILSVYVLGMLAIWFAPETKGKPLPE